A DNA window from Oncorhynchus tshawytscha isolate Ot180627B linkage group LG13, Otsh_v2.0, whole genome shotgun sequence contains the following coding sequences:
- the slitrk3a gene encoding SLIT and NTRK-like protein 3, translated as MLWVTLLSTIALGWTTPIPLLEDSEEMDEPCFEPCYCQVKEGVFHVHCDSKGFTNVSQISQIWTRPFKLNLQRNSMRKLYFNSFLHLNNAVSINLGNNALQDIHAGAFHGLGILKRLFLHENKLEVFRNDTFLGLESLEYLQADYNVIKRIESGAFRHLHKLRVLILNDNLIPVLPCYLFRSVSLTHLDLRGNRLKTLPYKGTLEYVGRSLMEIQLEENPWICECDIVQLKTWLERVPYTALVGEITCEYPFHLHGKDLREIKRSELCPLLSDVEIEVKLGIPRSPFNNENTWPTKPSSMLSSFHNTASSVEYKERHVKPTKRPRPTKNSPTPRSLYPGQNQPPIAGYQTRPPIPIVCPSGCMCNLHINDLGLTVNCKEKGFHNISELLPRPLNAKKLYLSGNLIQKIYRSDFWNFSSLDLLHLGNNRISYVQEGAFINLPNLKSLYLNGNDIERLTPGMFRGLQTLSYLYFEYNVIREIQPASFSLMPSLQLVFLNDNLLRTLPTDAFAGTSLARLNLRNNYFLSLPVRGVLEHLHSIVQVDLHQNPWDCSCDIIPLKSWMEKLSSVIMVSDVICKTPDFAFGKDLRSLDAEIICPEMKYSSGPSPALLPSDDMTTGSSGLGEAVGRGPVPLSVLILSLLVLFISAVFVAAGLFAFVLRRRKKLPFRKRSEVDLTGIQMQCRIFEDPPRQTSSGSVGSPEKPPSGHTHTHSHTHGHIGHTHSHGHVYDYIPHPVTQMCNNPIYKPREGEIGEQFAETKENNSNYRTLLEKEREWTLAMSNSQLNTIVTVNHNTGDTSGFHENGGLCPTVIDSQRPKPTVGFVDCLYGTVPKLKDMHVAHAHPPGMQYPDLQQDARLKETLLFTAGKGCFPDPSQSDYLELRAKLQTKPDYLEVLEKSYRF; from the coding sequence ATGCTGTGGGTTACCTTGCTGAGCACCATAGCCTTAGGATGGACCACCCCAATCCCACTGCTGGAGGACTCGGAGGAGATGGACGAGCCCTGCTTCGAGCCCTGCTACTGCCAAGTCAAAGAGGGCGTCTTTCACGTCCACTGCGACAGCAAAGGGTTTACGAACGTCAGTCAGATCTCCCAGATATGGACGCGGCCCTTCAAACTCAACCTGCAGAGGAACTCCATGAGGAAGCTGTACTTCAACAGTTTTCTTCACCTCAACAACGCCGTGTCCATTAATCTGGGGAATAATGCGCTACAGGACATCCACGCCGGAGCATTTCACGGATTGGGAATTCTGAAACGGCTGTTCCTGCATGAGAACAAACTAGAGGTTTTCCGTAATGACACCTTCCTGGGTCTGGAAAGCTTGGAATACCTGCAGGCAGACTATAATGTCATcaagaggatagagagtggagcGTTCAGGCACCTCCACAAACTCAGAGTGCTCATTCTAAATGACAATCTAATACCAGTCCTGCCCTGCTACCTATTTAGGTCGGTGTCACTAACACACCTGGACCTGAGGGGAAACCGTTTAAAGACTTTACCATATAAGGGCACGTTGGAATATGTGGGGCGGAGCCTGATGGAGATCCAGCTAGAGGAGAATCCATGGATCTGTGAGTGTGATATAGTTCAGCTAAAAACATGGTTGGAACGCGTTCCCTACACAGCACTGGTAGGAGAGATCACCTGCGAGTACCCCTTCCACTTGCACGGAAAAGATTTACGAGAGATCAAACGCAGTGAGCTCTGTCCGTTACTTTCAGACGTGGAAATCGAGGTCAAACTGGGAATCCCCCGGTCTCCATTTAACAACGAGAACACGTGGCCAACAAAACCGTCCTCCATGCTGTCTTCGTTCCACAACACAGCGTCGTCTGTGGAGTACAAAGAGAGACATGTCAAACCCACCAAACGGCCCAGGCCCACCAAAAACTCTCCAACCCCTCGTAGCCTCTATCCCGGCCAGAACCAGCCCCCCATAGCTGGCTACCAGACCCGCCCCCCCATCCCTATCGTCTGCCCCTCTGGGTGTATGTGCAACCTCCATATCAACGACCTGGGGCTAACGGTCAACTGTAAAGAGAAGGGCTTTCATAATATCTCAGAGCTCCTGCCCAGGCCCCTAAATGCCAAGAAACTTTACCTAAGCGGGAATCTAATACAGAAAATCTACCGGTCTGATTTCTGGAACTTTTCCAGTTTGGATTTACTACACTTGGGGAATAACCGGATATCGTACGTCCAGGAAGGGGCGTTTATCAACCTTCCCAACCTGAAGAGTTTGTATCTGAATGGGAACGACATTGAGAGGCTAACTCCCGGTATGTTCCGGGGCTTACAGACGTTGAGTTATCTTTATTTTGAGTATAACGTGATTCGTGAGATCCAGCCGGCGTCATTCTCTCTCATGCCCAGCCTTCAGCTTGTTTTCCTCAACGATAACCTCCTCCGCACCCTCCCGACCGACGCCTTCGCAGGCACAAGCCTGGCTCGACTCAACCTCCGCAATAACTACTTCCTGTCCCTGCCCGTGCGTGGTGTTCTAGAACACCTGCATTCCATCGTCCAGGTGGACCTTCATCAGAACCCCTGGGACTGCTCCTGTGACATCATCCCCCTCAAAAGCTGGATGGAGAAGCTATCCTCTGTCATCATGGTTAGTGATGTCATCTGTAAGACTCCGGATTTTGCCTTTGGGAAGGATCTGAGGTCGCTGGATGCTGAGATCATCTGTCCAGAGATGAAATACTCATCCGGACCCTCCCcagctctcctcccctctgatgACATGACCACCGGTAGCTCTGGTCTGGGGGAGGCTGTGGGGAGGGGGCCGGTGCCTCTATCAGTCCTCATCCTCAGTCTTCTCGTTCTGTTCATCTCAGCGGTTTTCGTGGCCGCGGGCCTCTTCGCCTTCGTCTTGCGGAGACGGAAGAAGCTGCCCTTCCGGAAACGCTCTGAGGTGGATCTGACGGGAATCCAGATGCAGTGCAGGATATTCGAGGATCCGCCGAGACAGACCAGCAGTGGAAGCGTAGGCTCACCAGAAAAGCCCCCCAgcggacacacacatacacattcacacactcatGGTCACATtggccacacacacagtcacggtCACGTCTATGATTACATTCCTCACCCTGTGACGCAGATGTGCAACAACCCCATTTACAAGCCCCGGGAGGGGGAGATAGGGGAGCAGTTTGCAGAAACAAAAGAGAACAACAGTAATTACCGAACCCTcttagagaaggagagagaatggaccCTAGCCATGTCTAACTCACAGCTCAACACTATCGTCACGGTAAACCACAATACAGGGGATACATCAGGATTTCACGAGAACGGCGGACTGTGTCCCACCGTGATTGACAGCCAGAGACCCAAGCCAACTGTTGGCTTCGTAGACTGTCTGTATGGAACGGTCCCGAAACTAAAGGATATGCACGTCGCACACGCACACCCACCCGGTATGCAATACCCAGACTTACAACAGGACGCACGTCTCAAGGAGACGTTGCTGTTCACAGCGGGTAAAGGCTGCTTCCCTGACCCATCCCAAAGCGATTATCTTGAGTTAAGAGCCAAACTCCAAACAAAGCCGGATTACCTCGAAGTACTGGAGAAATCATATCGGTTCTAA